A genomic window from Camelus ferus isolate YT-003-E chromosome 9, BCGSAC_Cfer_1.0, whole genome shotgun sequence includes:
- the PRMT6 gene encoding protein arginine N-methyltransferase 6 — translation MSQPKKRKHESGGGGGEGGEGAEEEDGGEREAAVPRPRRSRRERDQLYYQCYSDVSVHEEMIADRVRTDAYRLGILRNWAALRGKTVLDVGAGTGILSIFCAQAGARRVYAVEASDIWQQAREVVRLNGLEDRVHILPGPVETVELPEQVDAIVSEWMGYGLLHESMLSSVLHARTKWLKEGGLLLPASAELFVAPISDQMLELRLSFWSQMKQLYGVDMSCLESFATRCLMGHSEIVVQGLSGEDVLARPQCFAQLELARAGLEQELEAGVGGRFRFSSYGSAHMHGFAIWFQVTFPRGDSEKPLVLSTSPFHPVTHWKQALLYLNEPVQVEQDTDISGEITLLPSQDNHRHLRVLLRYKVGDQEEKTKDFAMED, via the coding sequence ATGTCGCAGcccaagaaaagaaagcatgagtcggggggcggcggcggcgaaggaggggagggagccgaAGAGGAAGATGGCGGAGAGCGGGAGGCGGCTGTGCCGCGACCCCGGAGGAGTAGGCGGGAGCGGGACCAGCTGTACTACCAGTGCTACTCGGACGTATCGGTCCACGAGGAGATGATTGCCGACCGCGTCCGCACGGACGCCTACCGCCTAGGCATCCTGCGAAACTGGGCAGCGCTGCGGGGCAAGACCGTACTGGACGTGGGCGCCGGCACCGGCATTCTCAGCATCTTCTGTGCCCAGGCCGGGGCCCGGCGCGTGTACGCGGTGGAGGCCAGCGACATCTGGCAGCAGGCCCGGGAGGTGGTGCGGCTCAATGGGCTGGAGGACCGGGTGCACATCCTGCCGGGGCCGGTGGAGACGGTGGAGTTGCCGGAGCAGGTGGATGCCATCGTGAGCGAGTGGATGGGCTACGGACTCCTGCACGAGTCTATGCTGAGCTCTGTGCTCCACGCGCGGACCAAGTGGCTGAAGGAGGGCGGTCTTCTCCTGCCGGCTTCCGCCGAGCTCTTCGTGGCGCCCATCAGCGACCAGATGCTGGAGTTGCGCCTGAGCTTCTGGAGCCAGATGAAGCAGCTCTACGGTGTGGACATGAGCTGCCTGGAGAGCTTCGCTACGCGCTGCCTCATGGGCCACTCAGAAATCGTGGTGCAAGGCCTGTCCGGCGAGGACGTGCTGGCCCGACCGCAGTGCTTTGCTCAGCTGGAGCTGGCCCGCGCGGGTctggagcaggagctggaggccgGGGTGGGCGGGCGCTTCCGCTTCAGCAGCTACGGCTCGGCTCACATGCACGGTTTTGCCATCTGGTTCCAGGTGACCTTCCCCAGAGGGGACTCTGAGAAGCCCCTTGTGCTGTCCACCTCGCCTTTTCACCCGGTCACGCACTGGAAGCAGGCACTCCTCTACTTGAATGAGCCTGTGCAAGTGGAACAAGATACGGACATTTCCGGAGAGATCACGCTGCTGCCCTCCCAGGACAACCACCGTCACCTGCGCGTGCTGCTGCGCTACAAAGTGGGCGACCAGGAGGAAAAGACCAAAGACTTTGCCATGGAGGACTGA